The genome window AACTCGGGAGGGTGAAGCGCTTCGGGCATGCGTCCGCTGCGTTTAATACGGCTGCCGGCGCGCGGCAAGCTTATGGTTAAAGCCAATCATGGCAATGGAAGCGTCACATGGAGTTCAGTCATGAAATCTGGCTACTGCCAGAAAACGATCTCTCTTAATCGTTCTAAAAAGTACGTTTGCCCATGTAAACGTTCCGCCGCGTGCTGCATGAGCCGACTATATGGATTTATCGCGTCAGATGCTGCGCGTATTGGTTTTGCGGTATTGATCGCGAGTTTCTCCCGCTCGGAGCGAGAACTCATTGCCGCCCTCAGAATGGCGGGTTGCGAATATATCTTTACCGACACAGCTATCGGCGCATTGAGCAAGCGGTCGGAACTGACCCGTAGCCTTGGATCATTGAGGACAGGGGATACGCTCGTCGCCTGGAAGCCCGGCCGCCTTGGCCCGGGGTTGCTGCCGCACCTGGTCACGGTGCTGGCCGATCTGCAAAAGCAGAGAGTGGCTTGACTGAAGCCATAGACACCGAAAGCGCATCCGGTTGGCTCATGGGGCATATACTGGCGCCGCCGGCCGAGTTAGTTCAATAAAGCAACGGCCTTGATTTGCGCCCAGACAGTCATGCCTTCGGCAATACCCAGAGACTTAAGCGACCGGCGGGTAATGCGGGCCAGCAGCGCTGATCCGCATGTATTAAGGTGAATCAGGACATGAGCGGGGTTGTCGGTTTCTCCTACACCGACTACGGTGGCGGAAACCAGATTCAGGATGCTTGTCGCAACCGGTTTTTCCAAGGTCAGACTGACATCCCGTGCATGCACGCGGCAACGAACAGAACGTCCCAACGGCTCGGGACGCTCGGCCACGTAGATTGAGCCTCCGGTAAAATCGAGTCGAGTCAAAGCGTCGGCGTCTTCATGGGCCGCGACAACGGTTTTCAGGACGACGCCCGCATCGTCAGCGAAGCTGCCATGCAGGTCGAGTCTTGCAAGCGTTTCCTGCAGCGGGCCGCTGGCTATAACGCTACCATGATCCAACAATACGAGAAAGTCGGCCAATTGGGCGATTTCGTTCATGGAGTGACTGACATAAATGAGCGGGATGGATAACTCATTTTGCAAACGTTCGAGATAAGGAATAATTTCGTCCTTCCGCTTTTTGTCCAGCGCCGCCAACGGTTCGTCAAGCAGCAGCAGCCTGGGACTGGTTAACAGCGCGCGGGCAATTCCGACCCGTTGCCGCTCGCCGCCGGACAGGCTTGCCGGTTTCCGCTCCAGCAGGGATTCAATGCCCAATAGCTCCAAAGCCTGATCGAACGCAACTTTTTGAGATGTTTGCGGTACCCGTTTTAACCCGAATTCAAGATTCTTACGGACCGATAAGTGTGCAAACAAGCTGGCCTCTTGAAAAACGTAACCCAAAGGCCGGCGGTGGGTGGGTAGGAAAATGCTTTTGCAATCGTCTTGCCAGATCTCGCCGTTAACGGAAAGAAAACCGTCCGGCACCCGCTCCAAACCGGCAATACAACGCAGCACTGTCGTCTTTCCCGAACCTGAATGGCCGAAGAGGGCTGTCACCCCTTGTCCCGGCACTTGCAAATCGACTCCCAGACGGAAACCCTCGCGGAGTACGGAGAAGGAAGCTTGAATGTTACCCGTGCTCATCAGCTTATCTTCCTCGCCCTTTAGCGGAATTGTTGAAGGTATAGAGCGCAAACAAAACCAGGAAAGCAAAAAAAACCATACCGCCGGAGAGCCAATGCGCCTGGGTATACTCCATTGCCTCCACATGGTCGTAAATCTGAACGGACACGACCCGGGTTTTATCCGGAATATTGCCGCCGATCATCAAAACAATGCCAAATTCACCGACTGTATGGGCGAAACCGAGAACGGCTGCAGTAAGGAAACCGGGCTTTGCCAACGGCAAAATCACGGAAAAGAACGTATCCCACGGCCCGGCGCGCAATGTGGCTGCCGCTTCCACGGGACGTTCGCCCATGGCTTCGAAAGCGTTTTGAACAGGTTGCACTACAAACGGCATCGTATAGATGACCGAGGCCACCAAAAGGCCGGGAAAGGTGAAAGGTAAAATCCCGATGCCCAGCATTTGAGTCAGGTAGCCAATCGGGCCTTGCGGCCCCATTACAACCAGCATATAGAAACCGAGCACAGTCGGCGGCAGTACCAGAGGCAGCGCCACGACCGCGCCAATCAGTCCCTTGAACGGTGAACGCGTACGGGCCAGCCACCAGGCGATGGGGGTTCCGATCAGGAGCAGCAAAATCGTGGTAAGGGAGGCCAGCTCCAACGTCAGCTTGATGGCCGACAAGTCGGCAATGTTCAGCGCTGCCAAGTTTCTTATCCTTGCAAGTCGTAGCCAAAACCCTTAATAACGGCCTTGGCTTTGTCGCTCTTCAAATAATCCATCAAGGCAGATACGGCGGCTTTCCCTTTGCCCTTGGCCAGAACCGCCGCTTCCTGTCGTATCGGGGAGTAGAGGCCGGCGGGAACAATCCAAACCGAGCCGTTCGCGAGCTTGCCGTTATCCTGAATTTGGGACAAGGCGACGAAACCGAGTTCGGCATTGCCCGTAGAGATGAATTGCTGGGTTTGAGCGATGTTTTCGCCCTGCACCAACCTGGGCGAAAGTTTCTCAAGAACACCGAGGTTCTTCATGGTTTCGATTGCGGCAGCCCCATAGGGCGCGGTTTTAGGGTTGGCTACTGCTAAATGGGAAAAACGGCCGGTACTCAGAATCCGTCCATCATCATCGACAACACCGGGCTTGGCGCTCCATAATGCGAGTTTGCCGATGGCATAAACAAAACGGCTGCCGGCTACTGTCATGCTTTCGCCCTCTAATTTGGCCGTTGTCGTATCGTCCGCCGACAGCAAAACATCGAAAGGGGCGCCACTTTTAATCTGCGCATAAAATTTACCCGTCGCCCCGGATGAAATAATCGCTTTGTGGCCTGTGTCCTTCTCGAAATCGGCTGCAATCTTCTGCAGGGGAACAGCGAAATTGGCGGCCACGGCCACTTGCACCTCCTCGGAAATAGCCATGGAGGATGTTGAAAGGAGAACGAGTAAGAGCAACAGGGAGCGGATCATAAGTACCTTAATATTGAAGTAAATCGGCGGAACTGGGTCCAGTTCCAGACCAAAGGGGAGCCGGGTTTGTCGTCCTGGCGACCGCCCGCGATATGTATAACTTACTAT of Candidatus Methylospira mobilis contains these proteins:
- a CDS encoding recombinase family protein, giving the protein MKSGYCQKTISLNRSKKYVCPCKRSAACCMSRLYGFIASDAARIGFAVLIASFSRSERELIAALRMAGCEYIFTDTAIGALSKRSELTRSLGSLRTGDTLVAWKPGRLGPGLLPHLVTVLADLQKQRVA
- the modC gene encoding molybdenum ABC transporter ATP-binding protein → MSTGNIQASFSVLREGFRLGVDLQVPGQGVTALFGHSGSGKTTVLRCIAGLERVPDGFLSVNGEIWQDDCKSIFLPTHRRPLGYVFQEASLFAHLSVRKNLEFGLKRVPQTSQKVAFDQALELLGIESLLERKPASLSGGERQRVGIARALLTSPRLLLLDEPLAALDKKRKDEIIPYLERLQNELSIPLIYVSHSMNEIAQLADFLVLLDHGSVIASGPLQETLARLDLHGSFADDAGVVLKTVVAAHEDADALTRLDFTGGSIYVAERPEPLGRSVRCRVHARDVSLTLEKPVATSILNLVSATVVGVGETDNPAHVLIHLNTCGSALLARITRRSLKSLGIAEGMTVWAQIKAVALLN
- the modB gene encoding molybdate ABC transporter permease subunit, which encodes MSAIKLTLELASLTTILLLLIGTPIAWWLARTRSPFKGLIGAVVALPLVLPPTVLGFYMLVVMGPQGPIGYLTQMLGIGILPFTFPGLLVASVIYTMPFVVQPVQNAFEAMGERPVEAAATLRAGPWDTFFSVILPLAKPGFLTAAVLGFAHTVGEFGIVLMIGGNIPDKTRVVSVQIYDHVEAMEYTQAHWLSGGMVFFAFLVLFALYTFNNSAKGRGR
- the modA gene encoding molybdate ABC transporter substrate-binding protein, with the protein product MIRSLLLLLVLLSTSSMAISEEVQVAVAANFAVPLQKIAADFEKDTGHKAIISSGATGKFYAQIKSGAPFDVLLSADDTTTAKLEGESMTVAGSRFVYAIGKLALWSAKPGVVDDDGRILSTGRFSHLAVANPKTAPYGAAAIETMKNLGVLEKLSPRLVQGENIAQTQQFISTGNAELGFVALSQIQDNGKLANGSVWIVPAGLYSPIRQEAAVLAKGKGKAAVSALMDYLKSDKAKAVIKGFGYDLQG